CGAATCGCACAGGAGGCCGAGGATCTCGTGTCCACTTTCTTCCCTCAGAAGCTGTCGGAGCTGGACAGCCGCGTCCAGGAGCTCCGCCTGCAGGACCTGTCCCGCATCCGGTCGGTGCCGGCCCCGGAGCCGCCCGTCGCCCAGGACACGCCGGACACCGCGGGCGACGGGCCCAACCGCGAGCCGCCGACGCCCGCCACCTTGCAGCCGGCGCCGCCCGGCAAGGGCGCCGGGCTGTCCGGGGGCGAGGGGCAGCTGCTGCGCAGCAACCAGCACCTGGTGGAGCTGATCGAGCGCGTCAAGCCCGAGATCGAGCTGCTGAGGGAGAAATGCAACACAGTGCGCATGTGGGTACAGCTGCTCATCCCCAAGGTGGAGGACGGCAACAACTTCGGCGTGTCCATTCAGGAGGATACCGTGGACCAGCTGTGGACGGTGGAGAGCACAGCCGCCTCATACCTGCGTCGCTTCTCCACTTACTACAATACCCGCGCCAAGCTCGTGTCCAAGATAGTCAAGTACCCGCAGGTGGAAGACTACCGGCGCACCGTGGCCGAGGTGGACGAGAATGAGTATCTCAGTGTTCGCCAGATCTTGCTGCATGTGCGGAACCAGTATGCCACCTTGCACGACGTGATCCTCAAGAACATCGAGAAGATCAAGACCCCGCGCAGCGCCAACACTGAGAACCTGTACTGAGGCCGCCGCCGCCGGGCCGGACGGAAGTCGTTAGGAGGGCCGCCCGCCGGCGAGCCCCGGGACCGGGCATCGGGCGCCGCCCACCAGCCCTTCTGTCGGTGTCGAGTTCGACGCGGCTCCCCCTGAACCCTCTTTCGGTTTTGTGTTGTTCTTGTTTTCCTTTGGGGGGAGATTGGTGACGGACCATCTCGTGTGAGGGGGCAGGTTGgccaaggagaaaagaaaagactgcCTTTCCGAGGAAAGCAGCTTTGTAGGTGACTACTGTGGCATGGGTGACGCTGAACTTTTCCAAAGGTTGTTCATTAAAAACAGAAGTTTAAAAGAGAAGTTAATGAAACTTTTCCCTCGGTTCTGCAACGTGTTACTTTGTTAAGACCTCAGGAATTCTCCCTTTCCACCATCATTTGTTTTTGCAGAGAAAGGAGTTTAAGGAGATCTATGTTTAGGTCATTGTATGCCATAAATTTAGCAGGTTGAAATAAAACTTGGTTTAACGTTTTATTTTGGCTTAAGTGTGcttatctgatttttattttcagatgTCTGTTTTTCCCCCTCAGGTTGACGCATTGCTTTTGGTATTTTCCAACCCAAACACcattgtggggaaaaaaagaagcatagGCAGAATATAGCATAAAGACTTGCTGTACAAATGCACATGCAGGTTTCCCATGGGTTGAAGAGGTGAACTTTCCGTGAATGGCTTTTCTGCCCGGCTCCCTAGGTTCTCCATTTTCCTATATTCCTAGTATAATGCATCTTCTGGATCTCAGCCTGTTTTATGAGACATTGTTAAATCATTCTAATTTattaccattttttttctccctctacctGATTTCTTCCTTTATCCTAGAAGACATGTTATTCATGTAACCTCATTTTTCCTCCTTAGCCAAGGAAAATGCCAGAATTGTCAGATAATTAATTGCTTTTATGAAtggaattaattttataattggtCGGTAACCTTATTGCTCAGTTTTGTTGTTGAAAGCTGTAGACATAATGATAGTAactcatttttatagcattttaagattttagGAAGCACCCTTCTCCCCCAACCCTATACAGCCCTATGAAACAGGTGTttgaagtattattatcctcattgtaTAGATGTGAAAGACagagttgaagtgatttgcctaaggtcacattaACAATTTCTAAACCAAAACCTGAATTAGGTGTTTCTGATTCTAATCCCATTTGCTGTTCCTGCCATGCTTCCTAGTCATAAAACTATAGATAAGGGTTAGTTATCAAGTATACTAAATCTTTTGTAAACAAGAGGAATTCTTAAAAATGTGTGATCAGTCTTTACACTCTCTCTGCCACAATTTTCATCTTAGATTCATCTACATTTGTGCTGTTCTTATTGAACTTAAACTGCCCTAGTGACAAAATGTACTTTTCCTAGGGATCCATGTATCCTATATCCCATTAAATGAGTAAACAAttgttagaaaataatttttgtaacatTTTGCTTATATCTTACAGATTATATTACCGAGTTTTAGACTGGAAAGAGGCATGGCTGCTCATTTTGATATACTGATTTGAAGATGAATGGGCAGGTTCCTCCTTTATGTTAATGTTTTATATGTGAGAATAAGATAATTTCCATGAAAATTGAGAGTCttaatttttctccatttggTTTTTGAACCATAATCCTATTGGGTATGTTCTGTGTTCACATGATGTTTTTAAGTGAAATCTAGAATTGAGACTAACATAACATACTTTGTAGAAGGACTCTGGTATTAAGCTATTTCTCAAGAAAGTACCTGTGTTTGCCAAGGAAATGTCCACAGTAATAGGCAGGAAGAAAGATATGCATCaaattaaattcttcatttttaaatttatctttaaaaacccttaccttctgtcttagaatcaattctgtgaattgtttccatgacagaagagtggtaaggacaaggcaatgggggtaaagtgactagccaagagtcacatagctaggaagtgtttgaggcacaGATTTGGTGATCTcagaccctcccatctctaggcctggctctcaatccactgagccaccttgctgccccactttttaaatttttttttttttttttttttgcagaggatAAGAGTGCATTCTTATAGGCCCTCATCTAAGTAATCATTTTACAAGATTTAGAGCTTTAatgaagcaaaaatattttatctcagaaaTTAGCGCTTGGAGGAATATctattcctccattttttaaGTCCTCTCTTACACCAAGGGTAAGATTATCTGGAACTAAGAAGTTCCTTAGAGTGTATGGGAATCACATCATAGTTATTTTCCATTTGTGAATAAGACTTCTTTCCCTTAGAGTTTCTATTCTTCAATATATTTTGGTTGCTGTAGGTGAAAATTACCATGTACATTTATTATACAAACCAGTCTGAACTGCTGTAAAAACATTCTTTCTAAAAGTtagagaagttaaggatttaaagcagagatgttttcttttacatattttttttcttagagaaataTCTGTGAGTCTTTGAAGTAAGCTGCTTTTCTGGTgggctatttttcattttactagAGTGGTAGTATATTCATTAAAATAGGTGTAACCAGCCTTTCAAAGTGTACCTAGTGTATTCTTGGCATGCTTTCTGTTTTTTCACTTTTTGTCTTATCcctaaaaggattttaaaaaattgttcaccATCTGTGAAGTTATTAAAACACAGAAATCTTTGTATTCCTTTCTCCCATGTGTATTTCAAGGATAGCTGAATATTTAAAATGCACCCATTACCTGGGACTAGTCTTTATATTCATATGTCAACAAGGAATTGTGTATTTGAAACATGAAGTATATTTAGTAGCTCAGTTCATCTCTAGAACAATTAAAACCTAATTTGAAAGACATTTGAATATTAGGATGCAAGTTAATTGAAAATCTCTATCTCATCTCTTTCTCCACTCTAAAATCCAAGAAAGTGATATCAACAGATGAAACAAATTTGTCCttctatagtaataataatgggaAACCCAAGTCTTTCAGATCTGAACTTCAGAAAACATACCACCAAATGGAAGTTGCCTCATGGAAAGATGCTTAATCTGTTTACATTCCACATTCTCTCTCATGAGGTTTTCCTCttccttatttcccttttaaGGTATTATATCTGATTTCGGATAGTACCAGAACTACTTCAATTTATAACACTAACAAAGGAATTTAACTTGACATAGTTGTGAGATGGATCTGTAAGCAGTCTCAGAGTTTCACACTTAACCAACCATTAACAATTACATTGTGGAAGTTTAGAGATTTAttatattctcttttgttttctttactctTGTTCTGTCAAACTTCATGGTGGAATTGAATTACTTCAACTAAAACATCCAGGTTAAACTGTTTGCTAAGTGCTGAAGTCCTTTAATTCGTAATCTGCATTTTTCTACCTATTCTAATATTACCAAACTATATTTGCATACTTACGTAAAGTGCTGTTTTctagcccccccccaaaaaaaaaagttttggtggTGGCATTCTTGAGGGAGAATGGGAAACTTGTTAATAGATTGGATGA
The window above is part of the Gracilinanus agilis isolate LMUSP501 chromosome 4, AgileGrace, whole genome shotgun sequence genome. Proteins encoded here:
- the LOC123245396 gene encoding proteasome activator complex subunit 3-like, encoding MASPLKVEQDVQGKVESFRARIAQEAEDLVSTFFPQKLSELDSRVQELRLQDLSRIRSVPAPEPPVAQDTPDTAGDGPNREPPTPATLQPAPPGKGAGLSGGEGQLLRSNQHLVELIERVKPEIELLREKCNTVRMWVQLLIPKVEDGNNFGVSIQEDTVDQLWTVESTAASYLRRFSTYYNTRAKLVSKIVKYPQVEDYRRTVAEVDENEYLSVRQILLHVRNQYATLHDVILKNIEKIKTPRSANTENLY